The following are encoded in a window of Aromatoleum petrolei genomic DNA:
- a CDS encoding DUF1631 domain-containing protein: MSRTAIEAERLVTTLQPSRHTGASDAFRPHQGVLLECRDFVSQRVREALARAVGELGDELQARRLGAKTADEAQKLIELQALLRGIGADIDRAFSAGFEDQFQERAKSSNVSGSFYEGDNGFFPELSLVDETEIDETLAVKNLATRLERACEAENQDLQTRVAFILGESDVDNATNPIGPTAICEALKDICWGQEASGGLRATALELLIGRLAGELSNVYHDVNALLVARRVMPNVRPRARRGKASERMAMRKSAALPGEPDPSDVVKEIFTARAAAAERADWRQRAGTVDLMQLLDGLQQGRADLQFGGQNFALPPDGQPSGNVINALIEAGLSKQASSIDGIVIDVVATLFDYIFDDSRVPDAMKGLIGRLQIPVLKLAMMDHGFFSNRTHPARRLINLLAQASVTWDGPLAEDSSLYRIAEGIVVRIQNQFADDPSVFAGCLQEFENYLVEQERYADARAATLTERLRERERIDLARKLGEDALSAHLGNEDIPDVVRDFIRDSWTRVLGHAALEVGATAAPVRSERWSNAMAAVDELVWSVLPKESMEERQRMVKQLPVILRNLKASMNGAGIEEASQKAFFSELVKCHAAALKAPVGAAQAPARPAPNAPARPSGPLPGLQPIGEEPTPEMLELDLLTRGSWLELRDESGEVRRVRLTWISPARTMYLFANRQGQRALALTRTELGRRFASGEASTADQEPLLDRVVDDVLDELRG; this comes from the coding sequence TTGTCCCGTACCGCCATCGAAGCGGAGCGTCTCGTGACCACCCTACAACCATCGCGCCATACCGGAGCTTCCGATGCATTCCGTCCGCATCAGGGGGTGCTGCTCGAATGCCGCGACTTCGTCAGCCAGCGCGTACGCGAAGCGCTCGCCCGGGCTGTCGGCGAACTCGGAGATGAACTCCAGGCTCGTCGCCTGGGCGCGAAGACCGCCGACGAAGCGCAGAAACTGATCGAGTTGCAGGCACTCCTGCGCGGCATCGGCGCCGACATCGACCGGGCTTTCAGCGCCGGCTTCGAGGATCAATTCCAGGAGCGCGCCAAGAGTTCGAACGTCAGCGGCTCGTTCTACGAGGGTGACAACGGCTTCTTCCCGGAACTCTCTCTCGTCGATGAAACGGAAATCGACGAAACGCTGGCCGTGAAGAACCTCGCAACCCGGCTCGAACGGGCCTGCGAGGCCGAAAACCAGGATCTGCAGACGCGCGTCGCCTTCATTCTGGGCGAAAGCGACGTCGACAACGCCACGAACCCGATCGGCCCGACTGCGATCTGCGAAGCGCTCAAGGACATTTGCTGGGGGCAAGAGGCATCCGGCGGCCTGCGCGCCACTGCCCTCGAATTGCTCATCGGCAGGTTGGCGGGGGAGCTTTCCAACGTTTATCACGACGTCAATGCGCTGCTCGTCGCACGGCGCGTGATGCCCAATGTCCGCCCGCGCGCGCGACGCGGCAAGGCCTCGGAGCGCATGGCCATGCGCAAGAGCGCGGCACTTCCCGGCGAGCCCGATCCGTCCGATGTCGTGAAGGAGATCTTCACGGCCCGCGCCGCAGCGGCCGAAAGGGCCGATTGGCGGCAACGCGCAGGTACGGTCGACCTGATGCAGCTTCTCGATGGCCTGCAGCAAGGACGTGCAGACTTGCAGTTCGGCGGGCAAAACTTTGCCCTCCCGCCCGACGGCCAGCCCTCCGGCAATGTCATCAACGCCCTCATCGAAGCCGGACTCAGCAAACAGGCGAGTTCCATCGACGGCATCGTCATCGACGTCGTCGCGACTTTGTTCGACTACATCTTCGACGACTCGCGCGTACCCGACGCGATGAAGGGGCTCATCGGGCGCCTGCAGATCCCTGTCCTGAAGCTGGCGATGATGGATCACGGCTTCTTCTCCAATCGCACGCATCCGGCCCGTCGCCTGATCAACCTGCTGGCACAGGCAAGCGTCACCTGGGACGGCCCTCTGGCCGAGGACAGCTCGCTTTACCGAATTGCCGAAGGCATCGTCGTCCGCATCCAGAACCAGTTTGCCGACGACCCAAGCGTCTTCGCCGGCTGCCTGCAGGAATTCGAGAACTATCTCGTCGAGCAGGAGCGCTATGCCGATGCACGCGCGGCCACCCTGACGGAGCGCCTGCGCGAGCGCGAGCGCATCGATCTCGCGCGCAAGCTCGGCGAAGACGCTCTGTCCGCGCACCTCGGCAACGAAGACATCCCCGATGTCGTGCGCGACTTCATCCGCGACAGCTGGACACGGGTGCTGGGGCATGCAGCCCTCGAGGTCGGCGCAACGGCGGCCCCCGTCAGGAGCGAGCGCTGGTCCAACGCGATGGCCGCTGTCGACGAGCTTGTGTGGAGCGTCCTTCCAAAAGAGAGCATGGAAGAGCGCCAGCGCATGGTGAAGCAGCTCCCGGTGATTCTGCGCAACCTGAAGGCGAGCATGAATGGCGCAGGGATCGAGGAAGCAAGCCAGAAGGCTTTTTTCTCGGAACTCGTGAAATGCCATGCGGCAGCCCTGAAGGCACCGGTCGGGGCCGCGCAGGCACCGGCCCGTCCCGCTCCCAATGCGCCCGCGCGACCCTCCGGCCCCTTGCCCGGCCTGCAACCGATCGGCGAGGAGCCCACGCCGGAAATGCTCGAACTCGATCTGCTCACCCGTGGCAGCTGGCTGGAACTCCGGGACGAATCCGGCGAGGTGCGGCGCGTGCGCCTGACCTGGATCAGTCCCGCTCGGACGATGTACCTGTTCGCCAACCGGCAGGGGCAGCGCGCGCTCGCGCTGACTCGCACCGAACTGGGGCGGCGTTTCGCGAGCGGCGAAGCATCGACCGCCGATCAGGAACCCCTCCTGGATCGTGTCGTGGACGACGTACTCGACGAATTGCGGGGCTGA
- a CDS encoding thioesterase family protein — translation MPRIKVELPERFIYHDQLPVRTEHVNRAGHVDNAQMVVLISNAREAFFVDLGYTHIEVEGVGTVITDAAFQYVSEAFEGETLVFRFAANDFNKYGGDIVCQVSERESGREVARAKLGFVFFDYTTRKVAPIPPRFLERLAAA, via the coding sequence ATGCCACGAATCAAAGTCGAACTGCCCGAACGCTTCATTTACCATGACCAGCTTCCCGTCCGGACTGAACACGTTAACCGCGCCGGTCACGTCGACAATGCGCAAATGGTGGTGCTGATTTCGAATGCGCGCGAGGCGTTCTTCGTCGACCTGGGTTACACGCATATCGAAGTGGAAGGGGTCGGCACCGTGATTACCGACGCAGCGTTCCAATACGTTTCCGAAGCCTTCGAGGGCGAGACGCTGGTGTTCCGGTTCGCGGCCAACGATTTCAACAAGTACGGCGGGGACATCGTCTGCCAGGTCAGCGAGCGCGAATCCGGGCGCGAGGTCGCGCGGGCGAAGCTGGGCTTCGTGTTCTTCGATTACACGACGCGCAAGGTTGCCCCGATTCCGCCGCGTTTCCTCGAGCGACTCGCTGCCGCGTGA
- a CDS encoding PQQ-dependent sugar dehydrogenase has protein sequence MVAVLMASVICLSPASAQTVVRSEAGPVRVTEVARGLDTPWSLAFLPDGNMLVTERPGRLRVVTPEGRLSPPLQNVPRVHATGQGGLLDVVVGSNFARDRLIWLSFAQPTQKGARTAVARARLDESAESLQNVDIVFAQREDPDGRNHWGSRLVFDREGRLFVTLGDRQSYRDSAQDVGSHLGKIVRIAPDGSIPADNPFVGTSGALPEIWSYGHRNVQGAALHPVSGKLWAHEHGPQGGDEVNVVRAGANYGWPVIAYGKEYVTGFSIGEGTQRADVIAPVRYWVPSIAPSGMAFYTGDAFPKWKGNLFVGALRGQVLVRIELDGEKFVREERLLTELGSRIRDVRQGPDGRLYLLDESEGRILRLDPG, from the coding sequence ATGGTCGCGGTGCTGATGGCGTCCGTCATCTGCCTGTCGCCCGCCTCGGCGCAGACGGTGGTTCGGAGCGAAGCGGGGCCGGTCCGCGTGACCGAGGTCGCGCGCGGTCTCGATACCCCGTGGTCGCTTGCCTTCCTCCCGGACGGCAACATGCTTGTCACCGAAAGGCCCGGTCGCCTGCGCGTCGTGACGCCGGAGGGCAGGCTCTCGCCACCGCTCCAGAACGTGCCCCGTGTGCATGCGACCGGACAGGGCGGATTGCTCGACGTCGTGGTCGGATCGAATTTCGCACGCGACCGCCTCATCTGGCTCTCTTTCGCCCAACCCACACAGAAGGGGGCCCGCACCGCGGTTGCCCGGGCGCGACTGGACGAATCCGCCGAGAGCCTGCAGAACGTAGACATCGTCTTTGCGCAACGCGAAGATCCGGACGGGCGCAATCACTGGGGATCGCGTCTCGTTTTCGACCGCGAGGGTAGGCTCTTCGTCACCCTGGGCGACCGCCAGTCCTATCGCGACAGCGCGCAGGACGTGGGCAGCCATCTCGGCAAGATCGTGCGGATCGCACCCGACGGCAGCATTCCCGCCGATAACCCGTTCGTCGGCACGAGCGGCGCCTTGCCCGAAATCTGGTCCTACGGTCACCGCAACGTCCAGGGCGCGGCGCTGCATCCGGTCAGCGGCAAACTGTGGGCGCACGAGCACGGGCCGCAGGGCGGCGACGAGGTCAATGTCGTGCGTGCCGGCGCCAATTACGGCTGGCCCGTGATCGCGTACGGCAAGGAATACGTCACCGGCTTCAGCATCGGCGAGGGAACGCAGCGGGCCGACGTCATCGCCCCGGTTCGCTATTGGGTCCCTTCGATCGCGCCCTCCGGCATGGCCTTCTATACCGGGGACGCATTTCCCAAGTGGAAGGGCAACCTTTTCGTCGGCGCCCTGCGCGGACAGGTTCTCGTGCGGATCGAGCTGGACGGCGAAAAATTTGTTCGCGAGGAACGCCTGCTCACGGAGCTGGGCAGCCGCATCCGCGACGTTCGCCAGGGCCCCGACGGGAGGCTCTACCTCCTCGACGAGAGCGAGGGCCGTATCCTCCGGCTCGATCCGGGCTGA
- a CDS encoding thioredoxin family protein yields the protein MNALPLPELLVVCLCAEWCGTCREYRAGFEGLAAQWPQAGFHWVDVEDDAEVVGDLDIENFPTLLIQRGDLVLFFGTMLPQHVFLQRTLETLTALDDDEARAYASANEERRSWQRECNLRPALAEHLVRKAA from the coding sequence ATGAACGCCCTGCCGCTTCCCGAACTTCTTGTCGTCTGCCTGTGCGCCGAATGGTGCGGCACGTGCCGCGAATACCGGGCCGGATTCGAGGGGCTCGCGGCGCAGTGGCCGCAGGCCGGCTTTCATTGGGTGGACGTCGAGGACGATGCGGAGGTCGTGGGCGACCTCGACATCGAGAACTTCCCCACGCTGCTGATCCAGCGCGGGGACCTGGTGCTCTTCTTCGGCACCATGCTGCCGCAGCATGTCTTCCTCCAGCGCACGCTGGAGACCCTCACGGCCCTCGACGATGACGAGGCGCGTGCGTATGCCTCCGCCAATGAGGAGCGGCGCTCCTGGCAACGGGAATGCAATCTCCGCCCTGCGCTGGCAGAGCATCTCGTGCGCAAGGCGGCCTGA
- a CDS encoding GntR family transcriptional regulator: MALSLDQLAVPRVLRLSASDQIAGSLRDAIVGGHLATGVVLRQDEIASRFHVSKIPVREALKRLEAEGLVRFTKNRGAVVAGLSPAEILEYMDIRAMLEARAAGLAAARISDERLNDARQKLAEFGASQDPGRWGELNWLFHSTLYADADRPILLAEIRALYDKLERYVRALLAMTAQTEMPKTQSEHAAILDAFARRDPDAAASLTRAHVLDAGASLVQYLKDHRHHGGNT, encoded by the coding sequence ATGGCATTGTCACTCGATCAACTCGCAGTCCCGCGTGTCTTGCGTCTCTCGGCATCAGATCAGATTGCCGGTTCGCTGCGCGACGCGATTGTCGGGGGGCATCTCGCGACCGGCGTGGTGCTCCGCCAGGATGAGATCGCATCCCGCTTCCATGTCAGCAAGATTCCGGTGCGAGAGGCACTGAAGCGGCTGGAAGCGGAGGGCCTCGTACGCTTCACGAAAAACCGTGGTGCAGTGGTGGCCGGCCTGTCGCCGGCCGAGATCCTCGAATACATGGATATCCGCGCGATGCTCGAGGCACGCGCGGCTGGGCTGGCTGCAGCCCGCATCAGCGACGAACGCCTGAACGACGCCCGCCAGAAGCTGGCCGAATTCGGTGCGTCGCAGGACCCCGGACGCTGGGGCGAACTGAACTGGTTGTTCCATTCGACGCTTTACGCCGACGCCGACCGGCCCATACTGCTGGCCGAGATCCGCGCGCTCTACGACAAGCTGGAGCGCTATGTGCGCGCGCTGCTGGCGATGACGGCGCAGACCGAAATGCCCAAGACGCAGAGCGAGCACGCCGCCATTCTGGATGCGTTTGCCCGGCGCGACCCCGACGCTGCGGCGTCCCTGACGCGGGCCCATGTGCTCGACGCAGGGGCGTCGCTCGTGCAGTACCTGAAGGACCACAGACACCACGGAGGAAACACATGA
- a CDS encoding branched-chain amino acid ABC transporter substrate-binding protein, whose translation MKKTLIATAFLALGAQAQLAHADLTVAIAGPMTGQYASAGDQIRRGAEMAIADINAKGGVLGQKLKLEVGDDACDPKQAVSVANTMVNKKIVFMHGHWCSSSTIPASEVYAEADIPMATVSTNPQVTERGLKNIFRIMGRDDQQGMVAGGYIADKFKGKKVAVLDDKSAYGKGLADEMAKAMTAKGLKPTLRESITAGEKDYSGIVTKLKQAGVEVLAYGGYHTEVALILRQAQQAGLKLTVMGGDTMTNSELVTAAGAAADNVMFTFSPDPRKNPDAAPIVKRFRDAKVEPEGYVMYAYAAMQLFADAATQAKSTKYADLEKTLRGGNFKTVIGDLAFDAKGDQKQPGFVVYQWKGGQYDYAAK comes from the coding sequence ATGAAGAAGACCCTGATTGCGACCGCCTTCCTCGCGCTCGGCGCGCAGGCCCAGCTCGCCCACGCCGACCTGACGGTGGCGATCGCGGGCCCGATGACCGGCCAGTACGCCTCGGCCGGCGACCAGATCCGCCGCGGCGCGGAAATGGCAATCGCCGACATCAATGCCAAGGGTGGAGTGCTCGGGCAGAAGCTGAAGCTGGAAGTCGGCGATGACGCCTGCGACCCGAAGCAGGCCGTGTCGGTCGCGAACACCATGGTCAACAAGAAGATCGTGTTCATGCACGGACACTGGTGCTCGAGCTCGACCATCCCGGCGTCGGAAGTCTATGCGGAAGCCGACATCCCGATGGCGACGGTGTCGACCAACCCGCAGGTGACCGAGCGGGGCCTGAAGAACATCTTCCGCATCATGGGGCGCGACGACCAGCAGGGCATGGTCGCGGGCGGCTACATCGCCGACAAGTTCAAGGGCAAGAAGGTCGCCGTGCTCGACGACAAGAGCGCCTACGGCAAGGGGCTGGCCGACGAGATGGCCAAGGCGATGACCGCCAAGGGGCTGAAGCCGACGCTGCGCGAGTCGATCACCGCGGGCGAGAAGGACTATTCGGGCATCGTGACCAAGCTCAAGCAGGCCGGCGTCGAAGTGCTGGCCTACGGCGGCTATCACACCGAAGTCGCGCTGATCCTGCGCCAGGCGCAGCAGGCCGGCCTGAAGCTGACCGTGATGGGCGGCGACACCATGACCAACTCCGAGCTCGTCACCGCGGCCGGCGCCGCCGCCGACAACGTGATGTTCACGTTCTCGCCCGACCCGCGCAAGAACCCGGATGCCGCGCCGATCGTCAAGCGCTTCCGCGACGCCAAGGTCGAGCCGGAAGGCTACGTGATGTATGCCTACGCGGCGATGCAGCTCTTCGCCGACGCCGCGACCCAGGCCAAGAGCACCAAATACGCGGATCTCGAGAAGACGCTGCGCGGCGGCAACTTCAAGACCGTGATCGGCGATCTCGCCTTCGACGCCAAGGGCGACCAGAAGCAGCCGGGCTTCGTCGTGTATCAGTGGAAGGGCGGCCAGTACGACTACGCCGCCAAGTAA
- a CDS encoding ABC transporter permease subunit, producing MAYALQQLINGLTLGAVYGLIAIGYTMVYGIIGMINFAHGDIFMVSAFIAVTAFTLLAAFDITSLPLALTAVLITAIFFTSAYGWAVERMAYRPLRGSTRLAPLISAIGMSIFLQNMVQLTQGARVKPIPPVLEGGIEIWQSGGFTVQISWTQIMIVVVTIALMVGFTWLITQTAFGRQQRACEQDSTMTALLGINVDRTISATFMLGAALAAVAGVMVTVYYGVVDFFIGFVAGIKAFTAAVLGGIGSLPGAMLGGLIIGLIEAFWAAYLSPEYKDVATFAILILVLMFRPSGLLGRPEVEKV from the coding sequence GTGGCATATGCATTGCAACAGCTCATCAACGGCCTGACGCTGGGGGCCGTGTACGGCCTGATCGCGATCGGCTACACGATGGTGTACGGCATCATCGGCATGATCAACTTCGCCCACGGCGACATCTTCATGGTGAGCGCGTTCATCGCGGTCACCGCCTTCACGCTGCTCGCGGCGTTCGACATCACGTCGCTGCCGCTGGCGCTCACCGCGGTGCTGATCACCGCAATCTTCTTCACCTCGGCCTACGGCTGGGCGGTCGAGCGCATGGCCTATCGGCCGCTGCGCGGTTCGACCCGCCTGGCGCCGCTGATCTCCGCAATCGGCATGTCGATCTTCCTGCAGAACATGGTCCAGCTCACGCAGGGGGCGCGAGTCAAACCGATCCCGCCGGTGCTCGAAGGCGGCATCGAGATCTGGCAATCCGGCGGATTCACGGTCCAGATTTCGTGGACACAGATCATGATCGTGGTGGTCACGATCGCGCTGATGGTGGGCTTCACCTGGCTGATCACCCAGACCGCCTTCGGGCGCCAGCAGCGCGCCTGCGAGCAGGACAGCACGATGACGGCGCTCCTGGGCATCAACGTCGACCGCACGATCTCGGCGACCTTCATGCTCGGCGCGGCGCTGGCCGCGGTCGCGGGCGTGATGGTGACGGTGTATTACGGCGTGGTCGACTTCTTCATCGGCTTCGTCGCCGGCATCAAGGCCTTCACCGCCGCGGTGCTGGGCGGGATCGGCTCGCTGCCGGGCGCGATGCTGGGCGGGTTGATCATCGGCCTGATCGAGGCCTTCTGGGCGGCCTACCTGTCGCCCGAGTACAAGGACGTCGCGACCTTCGCGATCCTGATCCTGGTACTGATGTTCCGCCCGAGCGGTCTCCTCGGCCGTCCTGAAGTGGAGAAGGTCTGA
- the livM gene encoding high-affinity branched-chain amino acid ABC transporter permease LivM: MSAVIIARHARTPAERFKDAAWVAFIALLLGIPMVGLTTVDEGGALTVQTRFGMLGAFVGASFVGRFIFRWIIDMVRNRRAAKPAVAKADRTPQAVKVIGWAVLGASIALPIVFSDNRYVIDTATTVLIYVMLGWGLNVVVGLAGLLDLGYVAFYAVGAYTYALLFSHFGWTFWEALLVAGAMAAAFGILLGYPILRLRGDYLAIVTLGFGEIIRVILVNWTELSNGPNGIGSIPRPTLFGLPFERNPAEGTQSFATFFGLEFSGMHRIVFLYYLILVLALLTNVFVARLRKLPVGRAWEALREDEIACKAMGMNVTNVKLSAFAIGAMLGGFAGVFFAARQGFISPESFTFTESATILAIVVLGGMGSQLGVVLAALVLVLLPELGRNFSEYRMLLFGTAMVLIMVWKPGGLLASREPTIRLKQAAIKGGEA, encoded by the coding sequence ATGAGCGCCGTGATCATCGCGCGCCATGCGCGCACGCCCGCAGAACGCTTCAAGGACGCTGCCTGGGTCGCCTTCATCGCCCTGCTGCTGGGCATCCCGATGGTCGGACTGACGACCGTGGACGAGGGGGGCGCACTGACCGTGCAGACCCGCTTCGGCATGCTCGGCGCCTTCGTCGGCGCGTCCTTCGTCGGCCGGTTCATCTTCCGCTGGATCATAGACATGGTCCGCAACCGTCGTGCGGCGAAGCCCGCGGTGGCGAAGGCCGACCGCACCCCGCAAGCGGTGAAAGTGATCGGCTGGGCCGTCCTCGGCGCGTCGATCGCCCTGCCGATCGTCTTTTCCGACAACCGCTACGTCATCGACACGGCGACGACGGTGCTGATCTACGTGATGCTCGGCTGGGGCCTGAACGTGGTGGTCGGCCTGGCAGGCCTGCTCGACCTCGGCTACGTCGCGTTCTACGCGGTCGGCGCCTACACCTACGCGCTGCTCTTCTCGCACTTCGGCTGGACCTTCTGGGAGGCGTTGCTGGTGGCCGGCGCAATGGCCGCCGCGTTCGGCATCCTGCTCGGCTATCCGATCCTGCGCCTGCGCGGCGATTATCTCGCGATCGTGACGCTGGGCTTCGGCGAGATCATCCGCGTGATCCTGGTGAACTGGACCGAGCTTTCCAACGGCCCCAACGGCATCGGCTCGATCCCGCGCCCGACTCTGTTCGGCCTCCCCTTCGAGCGCAACCCGGCAGAAGGCACGCAGAGTTTCGCGACCTTCTTCGGGCTCGAGTTCTCGGGGATGCACCGCATCGTCTTCCTCTACTACCTGATCCTGGTACTGGCGCTGCTGACCAACGTCTTCGTGGCGCGCTTGCGCAAGCTGCCGGTCGGTCGCGCCTGGGAAGCACTGCGCGAGGACGAGATCGCCTGCAAGGCGATGGGCATGAACGTCACCAACGTCAAGCTCTCGGCCTTCGCGATCGGCGCGATGCTGGGCGGCTTCGCAGGCGTGTTCTTCGCTGCGCGCCAGGGCTTCATCTCGCCCGAGAGCTTCACCTTTACGGAGTCGGCGACGATCCTCGCGATCGTCGTGCTGGGCGGGATGGGCAGCCAGCTCGGCGTCGTGCTCGCGGCGCTGGTGCTGGTGCTGCTGCCCGAACTGGGACGCAACTTCTCCGAGTACCGCATGCTGCTGTTCGGCACCGCGATGGTGCTGATCATGGTGTGGAAACCAGGCGGCCTGCTCGCCTCGCGCGAGCCGACGATCCGTCTAAAACAGGCTGCCATCAAGGGAGGTGAGGCATGA
- a CDS encoding ABC transporter ATP-binding protein, whose product MSAATLLSVESLTMRFGGLTAIDDLSVSVPAGKITAIIGPNGAGKTTFFNCLTGFYKPTTGSVRLVHPRKGEMRLETMTGHRVARDAQVVRTFQNIRLFPKMTVLENLIVAQHNFLQKASGFSLAGIFRLPSYRTAEAAALKKAAHWLERLGLTDIADVAAGDLPYGTQRRIEIARALCVDPVLLCLDEPAAGLNPRESAELNTLLLSLCREEGIAILLIEHDMSVVMNVSDHICVLNYGRKIAEGTPEEIRNDPQVIKAYLGEDDEETASGEKAA is encoded by the coding sequence ATGAGCGCCGCGACCCTGCTCTCCGTCGAGAGCCTGACGATGCGCTTCGGCGGCCTGACGGCGATCGACGACCTGTCGGTGTCGGTGCCGGCGGGCAAGATCACCGCGATCATTGGCCCCAACGGCGCCGGCAAGACGACCTTCTTCAACTGCCTCACCGGCTTCTACAAACCGACCACGGGCAGCGTGCGCCTCGTGCATCCGAGGAAGGGCGAGATGCGTCTGGAGACGATGACCGGCCACCGCGTCGCGCGCGATGCGCAGGTCGTGCGCACCTTCCAGAACATCCGCCTGTTCCCGAAGATGACGGTGCTGGAGAACCTGATCGTCGCGCAGCACAACTTCCTGCAGAAGGCCTCCGGATTTTCGCTGGCGGGCATCTTCCGCCTGCCCTCCTACCGGACCGCCGAAGCGGCGGCGCTGAAGAAGGCGGCCCACTGGCTCGAACGCCTCGGGCTGACCGACATTGCCGACGTCGCCGCGGGCGACCTGCCCTACGGCACGCAGCGGCGCATCGAGATCGCGCGTGCGCTGTGCGTCGATCCGGTGCTGCTGTGCCTGGACGAGCCGGCGGCGGGTCTCAACCCGCGCGAATCGGCCGAGCTCAACACGCTGCTGCTGTCGCTGTGCCGCGAGGAAGGCATCGCCATCCTGCTGATCGAGCACGACATGAGCGTCGTGATGAACGTCTCGGACCACATCTGCGTGCTGAATTACGGCCGCAAGATCGCCGAGGGCACGCCGGAGGAAATCCGCAACGATCCGCAAGTCATCAAGGCCTATCTCGGCGAGGATGACGAGGAAACCGCATCCGGGGAGAAAGCCGCATGA
- a CDS encoding ABC transporter ATP-binding protein, producing the protein MLHMEGVHAHYGHIHALRGVDVTVQVGEIVTLIGANGAGKSTLMMSLFGKPGASSGRIVFDGEDITRVPSHLISRRGIAIVPEGRRIFPRMTVLENLLMGTAFADPANFNADIKRVYAMFPILEERASQRAGTLSGGEQQMLAIGRALMSRPKLLLLDEPSLGLAPIYIKRIFQIVRELNTEHGMTVLLVEQNAHHALRVAHRGYVLQHGEIVLAGTGQELLASEEVRAAYLEGGH; encoded by the coding sequence ATGCTGCACATGGAGGGCGTGCACGCCCATTACGGCCATATTCACGCGCTGCGCGGCGTCGATGTCACGGTGCAGGTCGGCGAGATCGTCACCCTGATCGGCGCCAACGGTGCCGGCAAGTCGACCCTGATGATGAGCCTGTTCGGCAAGCCCGGGGCCTCCTCGGGGCGCATCGTGTTCGACGGCGAGGACATCACCCGCGTGCCGAGCCACCTGATCTCGCGCCGCGGCATCGCAATCGTACCGGAAGGCCGGCGCATCTTCCCGCGCATGACGGTGCTGGAGAACCTGCTCATGGGCACGGCCTTTGCCGACCCGGCGAACTTCAACGCCGACATCAAGCGCGTGTATGCGATGTTCCCCATCCTCGAGGAGCGGGCGTCGCAGCGCGCGGGCACCTTGTCCGGCGGCGAACAGCAGATGCTCGCGATCGGACGTGCGCTGATGAGCCGCCCCAAGCTGCTGCTGCTCGACGAACCATCGCTGGGCCTCGCGCCGATCTACATCAAGCGCATTTTTCAAATCGTCCGCGAACTCAACACCGAGCACGGCATGACGGTTTTGCTCGTCGAGCAGAACGCCCACCACGCGCTGCGCGTCGCCCATCGCGGCTACGTGCTGCAGCACGGCGAGATCGTGCTGGCGGGGACGGGTCAGGAGTTGCTCGCGAGCGAAGAAGTGCGCGCGGCCTATCTGGAGGGCGGGCATTGA
- a CDS encoding DMT family transporter — MAVSFGAIFARFAQAEGVPSLAVACWRLGLAALVVTPIALWQSGHALARINCRQGLLALAAGFFLALHFGTWITSLEYTSVASSTALVTTNPLWIGLASFVLFGERPSRMMLGGIALSFGGSLLIFWSDSQNTGAGSNPMLGNLLALVGSWCFSAYLLIGRRLRAGLPLPAYVWLAYGVAALFLAVVNGGSGSPLSGFSLTAWAVLAGMALGPQLLGHTAYNWSLRHVSATFVAVVTLGEPVASAAMAFVIFGEEFAPLQFGGFALLLAGIYLAARGEKS, encoded by the coding sequence ATGGCGGTGTCCTTCGGTGCGATCTTCGCGCGCTTCGCGCAGGCTGAGGGGGTCCCCTCGCTCGCGGTGGCGTGCTGGCGGCTGGGGCTGGCGGCTCTGGTCGTCACGCCGATCGCGCTGTGGCAGTCCGGTCACGCGCTCGCGCGTATCAACTGCCGCCAGGGGCTTCTCGCCCTGGCGGCAGGCTTCTTCCTTGCGTTGCATTTCGGCACGTGGATCACCTCGCTAGAGTACACCTCGGTCGCCTCCAGCACTGCGCTGGTCACCACGAACCCCTTGTGGATCGGCTTGGCGTCCTTCGTGCTGTTCGGCGAGCGCCCGAGCCGGATGATGCTGGGCGGAATCGCCCTTTCCTTCGGCGGCAGCCTGCTGATTTTCTGGAGCGACAGCCAGAACACCGGCGCCGGCTCGAACCCGATGCTCGGCAACCTGCTCGCGCTGGTCGGCTCATGGTGCTTTTCCGCCTATCTGCTGATCGGGCGGCGGCTGCGCGCGGGACTACCGCTGCCTGCCTATGTATGGCTTGCCTACGGTGTCGCCGCACTGTTCCTCGCCGTGGTGAATGGCGGCAGCGGCTCCCCGCTTAGCGGCTTCAGCCTTACCGCGTGGGCGGTACTTGCCGGCATGGCGCTCGGGCCGCAGCTACTTGGGCACACCGCCTACAACTGGTCGCTGCGCCATGTCTCGGCGACTTTCGTTGCAGTCGTCACGCTCGGTGAACCCGTAGCCAGCGCGGCGATGGCCTTCGTCATCTTTGGCGAGGAATTCGCGCCGCTTCAGTTCGGCGGTTTTGCGTTGCTGCTTGCAGGCATCTATCTCGCGGCACGCGGCGAGAAGTCCTGA